The Primulina eburnea isolate SZY01 chromosome 8, ASM2296580v1, whole genome shotgun sequence genome contains a region encoding:
- the LOC140838970 gene encoding serine/threonine-protein phosphatase 7 long form homolog, with protein MADNRNPEDLSVLYLQATHMSSRVSSLTVDDIVKVKRSDNLIWKLYTDNYLHRRVLSYLNHMGFYGVLECGSQVIDNHLITALVERWRRETHTFHFTCGEATVTLQDVSIIWGLTIDGEAVTGVDVSHKVEERQHICLDMLGFLPESKYLKGGHLSMTALHDHCISNLVNDETSEVDVVKFTRCVALMIIGGIMFPDYQGRSARLIFLQLLRDLDNVKSYSWGSAVLAFLYRELCNAIRVEKSTMAGPLYILQIWAWSRIKCVNPDRDGLTLVVPPVDPDALIPVSPYGARWTYGFSYTYSPTHSVRIIRDSLDRMNNNEFNWSVYQKNDIDVKTIIDSYDNKI; from the exons atggcaGATAATAGAAATCCAGAAGATCTTAGTGTCCTATATTTACAGGCGACCCATATGTCATCAAGAGTATCTTCGTTAACCGTTGATGATATTGTCAAAGTGAAAAGGTCAGACAATTTGATTTGGAAGTTATATACCGATAATTACTTACACAGGCGTGTATTatcatatttaaatcatatggGTTTTTATGGAGTTTTAGAATGTGGCTCGCAAGTTATTGATAATCATTTGATTACTGCGCTTGTTGAACGTTGGAGACGTGAGACACACACGTTTCACTTTACATGTGGTGAAGCAACAGTTACATTACAAGATGTTTCAATAATTTGGGGTCTGACAATTGATGGTGAAGCAGTAACCGGAGTAGACGTGTCGCATAAAGTGGAGGAACGGCAACACATatgtttggatatgttgggattTTTGCCAGaatcaaaatatttgaaaggtgGTCATCTGTCTATGACAGCACTACATGATCATTGTATATCTAACCTTGTCAATGATGAAACTTCAGAGGTAGATGTTGTGAAATTTACTCGTTGTGTTGCGTTAATGATTATTGGAGGAATAATGTTCCCTGATTATCAAGGAAGGTCAGCTAGACTAATTTTTTTGCAACTGTTACGAGATCTTGATAACGTGAAGTCTTATAGTTGGGGTAGTGCAGTTTTAGCGTTTCTATATCGTGAGTTGTGTAACGCGATACGTGTAGAGAAGTCTACAATGGCTGGACCTTTATATATCCTGCAG ATATGGGCATGGAGCAGGATTAAATGTGTTAATCCCGATCGAGATGGGTTAACATTAGTTGTACCTCCCGTTGATCCGGATGCTTTAATTCCAGTTTCTCCATATGGTGCAcg GTGGACGTATGGGTTTAGTTACACATATTCGCCAACACATTCTGTAAGAATTATAAGGGATTCGCTAGATCGTATGAATAATAATGAg TTTAATTGGAGCGTATACCAGAAAAATGACATAGATGTGAAGACCATTATTGATTCATACGACAACAAAATATGA
- the LOC140837772 gene encoding uncharacterized protein, with translation MEEPECPLQILTPCSGRRQCSDSNSPEFEFWMIRNPSFPQPNLLSADELFSDGFLLPLHKLNLSKDPPPPLPDHVPGAESLTVESADQLSASPRLTSSKRWTDIFKKSSRSSTSASADGNGKEKGIDDYSKEKRREKNNGVSASNGFSGSELNINIWPFSRSRSDGNDGTRPRSAAAARKVSSAPCSRSNSAGESKSRKWPSSPSRAGGVHLGRSSPVWQVRRGGSGGGVAGNARSSDSFLKSSQNGIRKDGNDNRRKTPAARPVVGVDKARVLSFNVPTCIGYRRHLSCRTDGNSAQGVAAATGVGGSGDISGEGVRGNNVFNIRSLFAKKVH, from the coding sequence ATGGAAGAACCAGAGTGCCCCCTTCAAATTCTTACACCATGTAGCGGAAGAAGACAATGCAGTGATTCAAACTCACCTGAATTCGAGTTTTGGATGATTCGAAACCCATCCTTTCCTCAGCCTAATCTCCTCTCTGCCGATGAACTTTTCTCCGACGGCTTCCTCCTCCCCTTACACAAGCTTAACCTCTCCAAAGATCCTCCGCCGCCGCTACCCGATCATGTCCCGGGGGCAGAATCTTTGACTGTTGAATCGGCTGATCAGTTGTCAGCATCTCCCAGGTTGACTTCTTCGAAACGTTGGACGGATATATTCAAGAAAAGCTCACGCTCATCGACTAGTGCTAGCGCAGATGGTAATGGCAAAGAGAAGGGTATTGATGATTACAGTAAGGAGAAGAGGAGAGAGAAGAATAATGGTGTTAGCGCGAGTAATGGGTTCAGTGGTTCGGAGCTAAACATAAACATCTGGCCGTTCTCAAGGAGTAGGTCTGACGGGAACGACGGAACCAGGCCTCGATCTGCGGCGGCGGCTCGGAAAGTGAGTAGCGCTCCGTGCTCCAGGAGTAACTCAGCAGGTGAGTCAAAGTCTAGGAAGTGGCCCAGTAGCCCTAGCAGAGCCGGTGGTGTTCACTTGGGGAGGAGCAGTCCTGTTTGGCAGGTTCGCCGCGGTGGATCTGGTGGCGGCGTCGCTGGAAATGCGCGGAGTTCAGACTCATTCCTGAAGAGTTCTCAAAATGGTATCAGAAAAGATGGGAATGACAATCGCCGGAAGACACCTGCCGCTCGGCCCGTCGTCGGAGTCGATAAAGCTAGAGTGTTAAGTTTCAATGTCCCTACATGTATCGGCTACCGGCGTCATTTGAGCTGCAGAACTGACGGCAACAGCGCTCAAGGTGTAGCCGCCGCAACCGGTGTTGGTGGCAGCGGCGACATCTCCGGTGAAGGGGTACGTGGCAATAATGTATTCAATATCCGAAGCCTCTTTGCAAAGAAAGTACAttga